One genomic region from Mangifera indica cultivar Alphonso chromosome 17, CATAS_Mindica_2.1, whole genome shotgun sequence encodes:
- the LOC123200033 gene encoding uncharacterized protein LOC123200033 isoform X2: protein MARIISQSVQRHLYVKSPPLILLPHTRHRSFKAQVIEIDLESSSSSPTSSGGDSEADRLAIKKLEEIVQSIIVQKATPDWLPFMPGWSFWVPPPRRPNTIVDWMSKLSNQLTEEEMLSLTTVRGWPCSSFLLEDVVKMDAKVEMLKEDGVHIEVKVEVLPDSEGTSQSKDED from the exons ATGGCTAGGATTATTTCTCAGTCTGTACAGCGACATCTATACGTCAAATCGCCGCCGTTAATTCTTCTCCCCCATACTCGCCACCGTTCATTCAAGGCCCAGGTCATCGAAATTGACCTCGAATCATCCTCGTCGTCCCCCACCTCGTCTGGCGGCGATAGCGAAGCAGATAGATTGGCTATCAAGAAGCTAGAGGAGATAGTCCAGAGTATAATCGTGCAGAAGGCTACGCCAGATTGGCTTCCGTTTATGCCAGGATGGTCGTTTTGGGTGCCGCCGCCGCGGCGGCCGAATACGATAGTTGATTGGATGAGTAAGTTATCGAATCAGTTGACTGAAGAAGAGATGCTTTCGCTCACGACTGTTCGTGGCTGGCCGTGCTCCTCCTTTTTGCTCGAAG ATGTGGTAAAGATGGATGCAAAGGTTGAAATGCTGAAAGAGGATGGGGTGCATATAGAGGTGAAGGTGGAGGTGTTGCCAGATTCTGAAGGCACATCTCAATCTAAAGATGAGGACTGA
- the LOC123200033 gene encoding uncharacterized protein LOC123200033 isoform X1: protein MARIISQSVQRHLYVKSPPLILLPHTRHRSFKAQVIEIDLESSSSSPTSSGGDSEADRLAIKKLEEIVQSIIVQKATPDWLPFMPGWSFWVPPPRRPNTIVDWMSKLSNQLTEEEMLSLTTVRGWPCSSFLLEGINDILIKRVDVVKMDAKVEMLKEDGVHIEVKVEVLPDSEGTSQSKDED from the exons ATGGCTAGGATTATTTCTCAGTCTGTACAGCGACATCTATACGTCAAATCGCCGCCGTTAATTCTTCTCCCCCATACTCGCCACCGTTCATTCAAGGCCCAGGTCATCGAAATTGACCTCGAATCATCCTCGTCGTCCCCCACCTCGTCTGGCGGCGATAGCGAAGCAGATAGATTGGCTATCAAGAAGCTAGAGGAGATAGTCCAGAGTATAATCGTGCAGAAGGCTACGCCAGATTGGCTTCCGTTTATGCCAGGATGGTCGTTTTGGGTGCCGCCGCCGCGGCGGCCGAATACGATAGTTGATTGGATGAGTAAGTTATCGAATCAGTTGACTGAAGAAGAGATGCTTTCGCTCACGACTGTTCGTGGCTGGCCGTGCTCCTCCTTTTTGCTCGAAGGTATAAATGACATTTTGATTAAAAGAGTAG ATGTGGTAAAGATGGATGCAAAGGTTGAAATGCTGAAAGAGGATGGGGTGCATATAGAGGTGAAGGTGGAGGTGTTGCCAGATTCTGAAGGCACATCTCAATCTAAAGATGAGGACTGA